The Buttiauxella selenatireducens genome has a window encoding:
- a CDS encoding fimbrial biogenesis chaperone, with amino-acid sequence MKFKTFTTTALSLLLLSSAAHAAIRPALTRVIVQESDKETSVKLLNDDKEHPYLVQSWIEDLNGSDKNLPFVLTPPLFKMNAGREGKLRIVLIPGKIPQDRESVYWLWIQEVPSVTKSAGNQLQLAIRTRLKVFVRPEHLNGNPADTAGQLKWQVQHDGNKSWLVVTNPSPYVVSFSELSVTSAGKTLPFADVHTMVPAKGEQRYEVPAQAAGKSAELNSSLINDFGGDTPVQHQKLTF; translated from the coding sequence ATGAAATTTAAAACTTTTACCACCACCGCCCTGAGTCTTTTATTACTCAGCAGTGCCGCTCATGCTGCTATCCGCCCTGCATTGACGCGCGTTATTGTTCAGGAAAGTGATAAAGAAACATCCGTCAAATTGCTTAATGACGATAAAGAGCATCCTTATTTAGTTCAGTCGTGGATTGAGGATCTTAACGGCAGTGATAAAAACCTGCCTTTTGTCCTCACACCGCCATTATTTAAAATGAACGCTGGCCGTGAAGGGAAATTACGTATCGTATTAATTCCGGGGAAAATTCCGCAGGACCGCGAATCCGTTTATTGGTTGTGGATTCAGGAGGTTCCTTCGGTAACTAAAAGTGCCGGAAACCAGCTCCAGTTGGCGATTCGTACACGGTTAAAAGTTTTTGTGCGCCCTGAACATTTAAACGGCAACCCGGCTGACACCGCCGGGCAACTAAAATGGCAAGTTCAGCATGACGGTAATAAGTCCTGGCTGGTGGTCACCAATCCTTCTCCTTATGTCGTCAGTTTCTCCGAGCTTTCAGTGACCAGTGCAGGTAAAACGCTGCCCTTTGCGGATGTACACACCATGGTTCCCGCGAAAGGTGAACAGCGCTACGAAGTGCCGGCGCAGGCTGCTGGAAAATCTGCGGAACTGAATTCCTCTTTAATCAATGATTTCGGCGGCGACACTCCGGTGCAGCATCAGAAATTGACTTTCTAA
- a CDS encoding fimbria/pilus outer membrane usher protein — protein sequence MNKIEDTQSDSSFDSDFLRTSGQSIPPQFYSPDTLQPGQKEVEIVVNEHSVFKTKVNFISVADSKSAIPCLTPAILHSSQISSQDLSEAGKYDEQSCLNLTSHWPEAKIQYDESMQQLLITVPQAAMTTSQKAEMIDPSLWDDGVNALRLSYSSYVYHTENHGNDSSDNSSNNSAYLGLNSGLNLGSWRFYSFDTFNKAQDGWENNHDRAYAERDLASLVSRMTVGDVYANTSSDVLGVLPIRGISLETNNQMLPNDTFNYSPIVRGVARTNARVVIRQRGNIIYSQTVPAGSFAITDLTNGQIGADLDVTVEESDGSKQEFVVPYTSLPDMLRPGTWRYSLSAGRYRDDSLSQQPMVSQASLQYGFDVMTLSDLLLVGEGYQSSAISAGFNMGRWGSVSFDWALEHHQNQSDKSQAEAMDSTGHVLRAQYARRFDDTDTSLQLMGYRYQSGDFMDFSDYARWRWQNSDDDQTRYSKKNEIQVTLNQGMGEYGNGYFTLDRNSYTDTDRTDTSVTLGYSAQIKKVNVGVSYSYQAAYDGSEPGDRMLSLNFSVPLDAGDKNSRNVSFTTTNGNNTSSSQMATLSGTGLESALNYSLSAQHNEFGYTPSASMGYRNSMASFNASASVGPQTRQYSAGVTGGVVAYRDGIVLSQMLGDTVAIVETPGAENIAVEGQPGVKTNRWGKAVVPSIMPYRDNALSLNTRQAAENIELLDGGIGVIPTHGAVVVRQFQTRVGRRALVNLQLTDGKPAPFGAAVWQGKSQVGMVADNGLLYLSGVLAEDNTVIRVDLDNHTQCEFTLPAAKSSAEPWYQQINAICR from the coding sequence ATGAATAAGATTGAAGATACTCAATCGGACTCATCTTTCGATAGCGATTTTTTACGAACTTCGGGTCAGTCAATTCCGCCTCAGTTTTATTCACCTGATACTCTGCAACCAGGGCAGAAAGAGGTTGAAATTGTCGTCAATGAACATTCGGTGTTTAAAACCAAAGTTAATTTTATTAGCGTTGCTGATAGCAAAAGTGCCATACCTTGTCTGACTCCGGCAATATTACACAGCAGCCAAATCAGCAGCCAGGATCTGAGCGAGGCGGGTAAATATGATGAGCAAAGCTGCCTGAACCTTACGTCTCATTGGCCGGAAGCAAAAATTCAGTACGATGAATCTATGCAGCAACTGTTGATAACCGTGCCACAAGCGGCAATGACGACTTCGCAGAAAGCTGAGATGATCGACCCTTCGCTGTGGGATGACGGTGTTAACGCACTGCGCCTGAGTTATTCCAGCTATGTTTACCACACCGAAAATCATGGTAACGATAGCAGTGACAATTCCAGCAATAATAGTGCTTATTTAGGGCTGAATTCTGGTTTGAATTTAGGAAGCTGGCGTTTTTATAGTTTTGACACCTTTAATAAAGCACAAGACGGTTGGGAAAATAACCATGATCGCGCTTATGCGGAACGTGATTTGGCCAGTTTAGTTTCCCGAATGACCGTCGGGGATGTTTATGCAAATACCTCCAGCGACGTGCTGGGTGTATTACCGATACGCGGCATCTCTCTGGAAACGAATAATCAGATGCTGCCAAATGATACGTTTAATTACTCGCCGATCGTTCGTGGGGTGGCAAGAACTAACGCCCGTGTCGTTATCCGCCAGCGCGGAAATATTATTTACAGCCAGACGGTTCCTGCGGGAAGTTTTGCTATTACCGACTTAACCAATGGGCAAATTGGCGCTGATTTAGATGTCACGGTTGAAGAGAGCGACGGCAGCAAGCAGGAGTTTGTGGTTCCTTATACCTCGCTCCCGGACATGCTGCGCCCCGGCACCTGGCGCTACAGTTTAAGCGCAGGCCGTTATCGTGACGACTCACTTTCCCAGCAACCTATGGTTAGCCAGGCGAGTCTGCAATATGGCTTTGACGTTATGACATTGAGCGATCTGCTGCTGGTGGGAGAAGGGTATCAATCCTCGGCCATTAGCGCGGGTTTTAATATGGGAAGGTGGGGAAGCGTTTCGTTTGACTGGGCGCTGGAACATCATCAAAACCAGTCGGATAAGAGCCAGGCTGAAGCCATGGATAGTACCGGTCATGTGCTTCGCGCACAGTATGCACGTCGATTCGATGACACGGATACGTCATTGCAACTCATGGGCTATCGGTATCAGTCAGGCGATTTTATGGACTTCTCTGACTATGCCCGTTGGCGTTGGCAGAATTCAGATGACGACCAGACGCGTTATTCCAAAAAGAATGAAATACAGGTGACGCTAAACCAGGGGATGGGGGAGTACGGAAACGGATATTTCACCCTTGATCGCAATAGTTACACCGACACCGACCGTACAGATACATCGGTAACGCTGGGTTACAGCGCGCAAATTAAGAAAGTTAACGTCGGGGTAAGTTACAGCTATCAGGCTGCCTATGACGGATCGGAGCCTGGCGACCGTATGCTGTCGCTGAACTTCTCGGTGCCATTAGATGCCGGGGATAAAAACAGCCGTAATGTCTCTTTCACCACGACCAATGGTAACAACACCAGCAGTTCGCAAATGGCAACTCTTTCGGGGACGGGGCTTGAAAGCGCGCTGAATTACAGCCTTTCGGCACAGCACAATGAATTCGGTTACACCCCTTCGGCGTCGATGGGCTATCGCAATAGCATGGCGAGCTTCAATGCCAGCGCAAGTGTCGGTCCGCAAACCAGGCAATATTCTGCAGGGGTAACGGGTGGGGTGGTGGCTTATCGCGATGGCATCGTTCTTTCGCAAATGCTGGGGGATACGGTGGCCATCGTTGAAACACCGGGTGCTGAGAATATCGCAGTGGAAGGGCAACCCGGCGTTAAAACGAACCGCTGGGGGAAAGCTGTTGTGCCTTCCATCATGCCTTACCGTGACAATGCATTGTCATTAAATACCCGGCAGGCGGCGGAAAATATTGAATTACTGGACGGTGGCATTGGGGTTATTCCCACTCACGGTGCTGTTGTTGTGCGCCAGTTTCAGACGCGGGTTGGACGCCGCGCATTAGTTAATCTGCAACTCACAGATGGAAAACCGGCACCTTTCGGGGCGGCGGTGTGGCAAGGAAAATCACAGGTCGGCATGGTTGCTGATAACGGTTTGCTCTATCTCAGCGGAGTGCTCGCTGAGGACAACACAGTGATACGTGTTGATCTCGATAACCATACCCAATGTGAATTTACGTTACCGGCGGCAAAAAGTTCGGCAGAGCCCTGGTATCAACAAATCAATGCCATTTGCCGCTAA
- a CDS encoding fimbrial protein yields MTFKKLALLSVLGAMSSGAMAADGDITFNGEITSSACTLEGFNGAAATSGVMDLSPVSTSAFSTGNLYAGMTDFTIDLKGCTTTTVKNAQVKFSGTPDPADGSILKNISTDVNPATGVGIAILENNGSTPIDINGVDPSEKQLLTTGKTALKFKVAYKANTSTPSVGVGKVTAKSFIDIVYN; encoded by the coding sequence ATGACATTTAAAAAACTAGCACTGTTATCAGTGTTAGGCGCTATGTCTTCTGGCGCAATGGCTGCGGACGGTGATATCACGTTTAATGGTGAAATCACTTCGTCAGCCTGCACTCTCGAAGGCTTCAATGGTGCTGCTGCAACCAGCGGTGTTATGGATTTGTCACCGGTGAGTACCAGTGCTTTCTCCACTGGCAACCTCTATGCCGGGATGACGGACTTCACCATTGATCTCAAGGGTTGTACAACCACCACGGTGAAAAATGCCCAGGTAAAATTCAGTGGCACACCTGATCCCGCAGACGGAAGTATTTTGAAAAATATAAGTACTGATGTTAATCCAGCCACTGGTGTTGGCATTGCAATTCTGGAAAATAATGGTTCAACACCGATTGATATTAACGGTGTAGATCCTTCAGAGAAGCAATTATTGACCACTGGGAAAACTGCTCTGAAATTCAAAGTGGCTTATAAAGCGAATACCTCTACGCCAAGTGTTGGTGTTGGAAAAGTTACAGCGAAAAGTTTTATCGATATTGTTTATAACTAA
- a CDS encoding DUF2946 domain-containing protein — translation MPSLFTLSRHKGLSALALLAMLMLFIAPVISKSLEHSRVAKDGEHQMAGHSSSQMMEMGAMKMPASSHLMPGAGASLMDDIACGYCQLLLHIPLIVWLFIPFIWLAWRISRALPPPIIAPLLAQHDDADALPRAPPVVPFR, via the coding sequence TTGCCATCACTTTTCACTCTTTCACGCCATAAAGGGTTATCAGCGCTCGCGTTGCTGGCGATGCTGATGCTTTTTATCGCCCCTGTGATTTCAAAATCACTGGAGCACTCGCGCGTCGCGAAAGACGGTGAACATCAGATGGCAGGCCACTCAAGTAGCCAGATGATGGAAATGGGGGCGATGAAAATGCCCGCCTCTTCGCATCTGATGCCAGGTGCAGGCGCATCTTTGATGGACGACATCGCCTGTGGATACTGTCAGCTGTTGTTGCATATCCCGCTGATTGTCTGGCTGTTTATTCCTTTTATCTGGCTGGCATGGCGCATTTCACGCGCACTCCCTCCGCCCATTATCGCCCCACTTCTGGCTCAGCATGACGATGCCGACGCCCTGCCCCGCGCCCCTCCTGTCGTGCCGTTTCGTTAA
- a CDS encoding PepSY-associated TM helix domain-containing protein, with translation MTMSVNHSQLACRGALLTLVRRLHFYIGLFIGPFIFVAALTGTLYVLTPQIENALYHQALHTRDVGENHPLSQQIAAARKYIGEDAAIYAVRPAPQTGDTTRVQFVDPALGESESRAIFVAPASLAIQGDMTVYGTRGVLPLRTWIDQFHRGLLLGETGRIYSELAASWLWIAALGGVILWLTSRPKRVRKVRQTPQRKARHWHITLGSTLLLGLLFFSATGLTWSQWAGENIDKMRSSLGWMTPQVNTALTPQTSHQHADPHAEHHAMMPGMVMPETNDSQWDKVLHAARTAGIESNKVEIRAPRSAGKAWTVTEIDRAWPTHVDTAAIDPNGFKVIDRTYFTDFPMVAKLTRWGIDAHMGVLFGLPNQLLLAAFGFGLCGMILLGYRMWWLRRPAMSASHPAQTLSEAWLALPLIWRSVMVIIALLLGMALPVMGVSLLLFIATDIARWRIQALKPQTS, from the coding sequence ATGACTATGTCTGTGAATCACTCTCAGCTCGCCTGTCGTGGCGCGCTGCTGACGCTTGTGCGTCGCCTGCATTTTTACATCGGCCTATTTATCGGCCCGTTTATTTTCGTCGCAGCCCTGACGGGCACACTCTATGTACTGACACCTCAAATTGAGAATGCGCTTTATCATCAGGCCCTGCACACCAGGGATGTTGGAGAAAACCACCCCCTTTCACAGCAAATTGCCGCAGCACGCAAATATATCGGCGAAGATGCTGCAATTTACGCTGTGCGCCCTGCTCCGCAAACTGGCGATACAACACGCGTGCAGTTTGTCGACCCGGCATTAGGGGAGTCCGAATCGAGAGCTATTTTTGTCGCTCCGGCCTCACTGGCCATTCAGGGAGATATGACGGTGTACGGCACCAGAGGTGTGCTCCCGCTGCGTACCTGGATTGACCAATTCCATCGCGGTTTATTGTTGGGAGAAACAGGGCGTATTTACAGCGAACTGGCGGCTTCGTGGCTGTGGATTGCCGCATTAGGTGGCGTGATTCTGTGGTTAACCTCACGCCCAAAAAGAGTACGAAAAGTGCGGCAAACCCCGCAAAGAAAAGCACGCCACTGGCACATTACGCTGGGTAGCACGCTACTGCTCGGGCTGCTCTTTTTCTCCGCAACCGGGCTGACCTGGTCACAGTGGGCAGGAGAGAATATCGACAAAATGCGCAGTTCGCTGGGTTGGATGACGCCGCAGGTCAATACCGCTCTGACCCCGCAAACAAGCCATCAGCACGCCGACCCACACGCGGAACATCACGCCATGATGCCGGGAATGGTGATGCCTGAAACGAATGACAGTCAATGGGACAAGGTGCTCCATGCCGCTCGCACTGCGGGAATTGAATCTAACAAAGTAGAAATCCGCGCACCGCGTTCAGCAGGCAAAGCCTGGACTGTGACTGAAATTGACCGCGCGTGGCCGACTCACGTCGATACGGCGGCGATCGATCCAAATGGCTTTAAGGTCATCGACCGGACTTATTTCACTGATTTCCCAATGGTTGCCAAGCTCACACGTTGGGGAATTGATGCTCACATGGGAGTGCTATTCGGGCTGCCGAATCAGCTGTTGCTGGCAGCGTTTGGTTTTGGCCTGTGCGGGATGATCCTTCTGGGTTACCGCATGTGGTGGCTCAGACGCCCGGCAATGTCTGCGAGCCATCCCGCACAAACACTCAGCGAGGCGTGGCTTGCTCTGCCACTCATCTGGCGCAGCGTCATGGTGATTATTGCCCTGCTATTGGGCATGGCTTTGCCGGTGATGGGCGTCAGTCTGCTGTTGTTCATCGCCACTGATATTGCTCGCTGGCGGATACAAGCCCTTAAACCGCAGACCTCATAG